In Lacibacter sp. H375, one DNA window encodes the following:
- a CDS encoding CPBP family intramembrane glutamic endopeptidase codes for MRKLIANTVADLLQPAMFKKYAISFLLIAATCFLNYYTSVSLWLRNVAFTHALVWYSLLFFFFFTAGFLIQNGTGLFQKKQVQFILIAGSILFALKVALPFHKLLPDSIGTNYQKAFQQPMNWFGALLVLLPLLMLFHWLLEKKWTLYGIKQTQSLKTYVLLIAFMLPLLVWASLQHDFSLVYPKAAIVGRQLGDDANPFHYLLFETAYAADFFTIEFFFRGFLIVALSKLIGKQCLLPVALFYFSIHLGKPMMEAVSSFFGGLILGSISYHSKSIWGGLLVHISIALLMELFGFIF; via the coding sequence TTGAGAAAACTCATCGCCAATACTGTTGCCGACCTGTTGCAACCTGCAATGTTTAAAAAATATGCTATCAGCTTTTTGCTGATAGCTGCAACCTGCTTTCTAAACTATTACACTTCTGTTTCTCTTTGGCTGCGTAATGTAGCGTTTACCCATGCACTTGTTTGGTACAGTTTATTATTCTTTTTCTTTTTTACAGCCGGGTTTCTTATTCAGAACGGAACGGGGCTTTTTCAAAAGAAACAAGTGCAATTCATCCTCATTGCCGGGTCAATTCTCTTTGCATTAAAAGTTGCGCTGCCTTTTCATAAGTTGTTACCGGATAGCATTGGCACTAATTACCAGAAAGCGTTTCAGCAGCCAATGAATTGGTTCGGAGCACTGTTGGTGCTATTACCACTGCTGATGCTCTTCCATTGGTTGTTAGAAAAAAAATGGACTTTGTACGGTATCAAGCAAACGCAATCGCTGAAGACCTATGTTCTGCTGATCGCTTTTATGCTGCCGTTGCTTGTATGGGCATCGTTGCAACATGATTTTTCGTTGGTTTATCCTAAAGCAGCAATTGTTGGTCGGCAGTTAGGTGATGACGCAAATCCTTTTCATTATTTATTATTTGAAACGGCTTACGCCGCCGATTTTTTTACCATCGAATTTTTCTTTCGTGGATTTCTTATTGTAGCCCTTTCAAAACTCATCGGCAAACAATGTCTTTTGCCCGTGGCATTGTTTTACTTTTCCATTCACCTCGGTAAACCTATGATGGAGGCAGTAAGCAGTTTTTTTGGTGGATTGATTCTCGGCAGCATTTCTTACCACAGCAAAAGCATCTGGGGCGGCTTGCTGGTGCACATCAGTATTGCATTGCTCATGGAGCTCTTCGGCTTTATTTTTTAA
- a CDS encoding DNA-3-methyladenine glycosylase family protein, whose amino-acid sequence MHYIPHLSKDKKLKKVLDAQEPHTLVKRKKIYLYLCASIMSQQLSTKVADVIYKRFLALYGKKEPTAQQILDTPFETLRGIGLSNAKTNYVHNVCRFFIEEKITDAQLYKMSDEAVIEKLTQIKGVGRWTTEMILMFALQHEDVLPVDDLGIQQAMIKLYKIEYENKKELYEKMQKHATKWQPYRTYACVHLWKWKDNKPPVDKTK is encoded by the coding sequence ATGCATTATATTCCACATCTCTCAAAAGATAAAAAGCTAAAGAAAGTACTTGATGCACAGGAGCCGCATACGTTAGTGAAGCGAAAGAAGATCTACCTGTATTTGTGTGCATCCATCATGAGTCAGCAATTGAGTACGAAGGTGGCTGATGTCATTTACAAACGTTTTCTTGCCTTGTATGGAAAGAAAGAACCGACTGCTCAACAAATACTCGACACGCCGTTTGAAACATTACGGGGAATCGGGTTGAGTAATGCCAAGACAAATTATGTACACAACGTTTGCCGGTTTTTTATTGAAGAAAAGATCACTGATGCCCAGTTATATAAAATGAGTGATGAAGCGGTAATTGAAAAACTGACGCAGATAAAAGGTGTGGGAAGATGGACCACCGAAATGATCCTGATGTTTGCTTTGCAGCATGAAGATGTATTACCGGTTGATGACCTTGGTATACAGCAGGCGATGATCAAACTGTATAAGATCGAGTACGAAAACAAAAAAGAACTCTACGAGAAAATGCAAAAGCATGCAACCAAATGGCAGCCTTACCGCACCTATGCTTGTGTACACTTGTGGAAATGGAAGGATAATAAGCCACCGGTTGATAAAACGAAGTAG
- the obgE gene encoding GTPase ObgE, translating into MEKNFIDYIRVFCRSGHGGAGIKHFMRNKLTAFGGPDGGDGGRGAHIILRGNSQLWTLLHLRYYKNVLADDGDPGGKNNMTGKDGKDIIIEVPLGTIARDEVTGEVKAEILEHGQQVILMKGGRGGLGNANFATPTNQAPEHAQPGEPGVEGWMQLELKVLADVGLVGFPNAGKSTLLSSITAAKPKIADYAFTTLVPQLGMVEYRDGKSFCIADLPGIIEGAAEGKGLGHRFLRHIERNAVLLFLIPADCDDHKKEFEILHKELEEYNPEMLQKEFIIAVSKSDMLDDELKEAIEKELPKNIPHVFISSVTGKGLTELKDVLWQKLNA; encoded by the coding sequence ATGGAAAAGAACTTTATTGATTACATACGGGTATTTTGCCGCAGCGGACATGGCGGTGCAGGCATTAAACATTTTATGCGGAATAAACTCACAGCCTTTGGCGGACCCGATGGTGGTGATGGTGGCCGTGGTGCGCATATTATTTTAAGAGGCAATTCACAACTCTGGACCTTGCTCCATTTACGTTATTACAAAAATGTATTGGCCGATGATGGCGATCCCGGCGGCAAGAACAATATGACCGGTAAGGATGGTAAGGATATTATTATTGAAGTGCCGCTTGGCACTATTGCACGTGACGAGGTAACAGGTGAAGTAAAAGCCGAGATCCTGGAACACGGTCAGCAGGTAATATTAATGAAAGGAGGACGTGGCGGTCTGGGTAATGCCAATTTTGCAACACCTACGAACCAGGCACCCGAACATGCACAACCCGGTGAACCAGGTGTGGAAGGCTGGATGCAATTGGAATTGAAAGTATTGGCCGATGTTGGTTTGGTTGGATTTCCGAATGCAGGAAAATCAACCTTGCTTTCATCGATCACAGCGGCTAAACCCAAAATTGCTGATTATGCGTTTACAACATTGGTACCACAGCTTGGTATGGTTGAATACCGTGATGGAAAAAGTTTTTGCATTGCCGATCTGCCGGGTATTATTGAAGGTGCTGCTGAAGGCAAAGGTCTTGGTCATCGTTTCCTTAGGCATATTGAACGCAATGCGGTGTTATTGTTTTTAATTCCGGCCGATTGTGACGATCATAAAAAGGAATTTGAAATTCTGCACAAGGAACTGGAAGAATACAATCCAGAAATGCTGCAGAAAGAATTCATCATTGCTGTGAGTAAAAGCGATATGCTGGATGATGAATTGAAAGAAGCGATTGAAAAGGAATTGCCGAAAAATATTCCACATGTATTTATTTCATCTGTTACCGGCAAAGGACTTACTGAGCTGAAAGATGTGCTGTGGCAGAAGTTGAATGCGTAG
- a CDS encoding acyltransferase: MIYKFKGFIPVVHETSFVHPQATVTGNVIIGKHCYIGPGAALRGDWGGIILDDGCNVQENCTIHMFPGVTVLLKEGAHIGHGAVIHGATIGRNCLVGMNSVIMDNVQLGDECIVGALSFIKEGEVFEPRSLIVGNPAKKIKEVSDEMISWKTKGTQLYQSLPNEMMNEWEACEPLREIPADRPAQEKLYENWKKLKIE, translated from the coding sequence ATGATTTACAAATTCAAAGGCTTCATTCCGGTTGTTCATGAAACATCATTTGTTCATCCGCAAGCAACAGTAACCGGCAATGTGATCATTGGTAAGCATTGCTACATTGGACCAGGTGCCGCCTTGCGTGGCGATTGGGGTGGAATTATTTTAGACGATGGTTGCAATGTGCAGGAGAACTGCACCATTCATATGTTTCCCGGCGTTACAGTTTTATTGAAAGAAGGAGCACATATTGGTCATGGTGCAGTGATACACGGCGCAACTATCGGAAGAAATTGTTTGGTTGGAATGAACAGTGTGATCATGGATAATGTGCAGTTGGGTGATGAGTGTATTGTTGGCGCATTAAGTTTTATTAAAGAGGGTGAAGTGTTTGAGCCACGAAGTTTAATTGTTGGCAATCCCGCCAAAAAGATAAAAGAAGTGAGTGATGAAATGATTAGTTGGAAAACTAAGGGGACACAACTCTACCAATCGTTGCCAAATGAAATGATGAATGAATGGGAAGCTTGCGAACCGCTACGGGAAATTCCTGCTGACAGACCGGCGCAGGAGAAGTTATATGAGAACTGGAAGAAATTAAAAATCGAATAA
- a CDS encoding DUF5602 domain-containing protein, translating to MKKQIFQLLMLLFLINILFSSCKKSFDDSDSKLDEKFPENDASLVVMPGNGSFSSNVIGRNDEKYNTFYGSQVQIGNGHVRSWVNITHSGRPLAIGLEMTGGALTNLPEDPNDHAAGTWHLKLHQKAHAVTPFDHIMLNWNVMGHEPPPIYGLPHFDMHFYKVAMSEVMNMTDPAKFNLLPPPGYMPAAYLFTGGVPMMGAHWVDLMSPELLPPADPNYAAFTHTMIYGSYDGEVIFVEPMITRAFLQSGTTLQKWYRQPMHFDPVNTYYPQRYNIWKNEKNGRHYVALDEMIMRQ from the coding sequence ATGAAAAAACAAATTTTTCAATTGTTGATGTTATTGTTTTTGATCAACATCCTCTTTTCTTCCTGCAAGAAATCATTTGATGATTCTGATTCAAAACTTGATGAGAAGTTTCCTGAAAATGATGCCAGTCTTGTGGTAATGCCGGGCAACGGTTCATTTTCTTCGAATGTTATCGGCAGGAACGATGAGAAATATAATACGTTCTATGGTTCGCAGGTGCAAATTGGGAACGGGCATGTGCGTTCATGGGTTAATATTACGCACAGTGGCCGGCCTTTGGCAATCGGACTTGAAATGACGGGCGGTGCATTAACTAATCTTCCCGAAGATCCCAACGATCATGCGGCAGGAACATGGCACTTAAAACTTCATCAAAAAGCCCATGCGGTTACTCCTTTTGATCACATAATGCTCAACTGGAACGTGATGGGACATGAACCGCCGCCCATTTACGGGTTACCACATTTCGATATGCATTTTTATAAAGTAGCGATGAGTGAAGTGATGAATATGACTGATCCTGCTAAATTCAATCTTCTTCCTCCTCCGGGTTATATGCCTGCTGCCTATTTGTTTACAGGGGGCGTGCCGATGATGGGTGCGCATTGGGTTGATCTGATGTCGCCTGAATTATTACCTCCGGCAGATCCAAACTATGCAGCATTTACTCATACAATGATCTATGGTTCGTACGATGGAGAAGTAATATTCGTTGAACCAATGATCACACGTGCATTTCTGCAATCAGGTACAACCTTACAGAAATGGTACAGGCAGCCGATGCATTTCGATCCTGTAAATACTTATTATCCTCAACGTTATAATATCTGGAAAAATGAAAAGAACGGACGGCATTATGTGGCACTTGATGAAATGATCATGCGGCAATGA
- the cysS gene encoding cysteine--tRNA ligase — protein sequence MSQLKVYNSLTRQKEVFESITPGHVGMYVCGPTVSGESHLGHARPYITFDLLYRYLTHLGYKVRYVRNITDAGHFEEEGREAEDKISTKAILEKLEPMELVQKYTNLFHWAMDQFNTIKPSIEPTATGHIVEQIGMIQQIIAAGYAYEVNGSVYFDVKKYAASHDYGKLSGRVIDDLLETTRELDGQEEKRDRADFALWKNAAPEHIMRWQSPWGVGFPGWHIECSAMATKYLGAQFDIHGGGMDLQFPHHESEIAQSTICNHTAPVRYWMHNNMITINGKKMGKSYNNVIKLTELFSGDHPILEKAYHPMTVRFFILQTQYRSTLDFGNEALQAAEKGLKRLLEAHEWLQKYDVGSVKYEAKDAALEASSLKLIAEFEEFMNDDLNTAKALASMFELVPVINGLKDKHVAADALSVDTIVLMQKQMKLYIEDIFGLKSISAEDSGRFDSVMQILIELRKDAKSKKDFVTSDKIRNQLAELGIQLKDEKDGGMSYSL from the coding sequence ATGTCGCAGCTAAAAGTTTACAACTCACTTACACGTCAGAAAGAAGTATTTGAATCTATCACACCCGGTCATGTGGGCATGTATGTGTGCGGACCAACCGTTAGTGGTGAAAGTCATCTCGGTCATGCAAGACCTTACATTACGTTTGATTTATTGTATCGTTACCTCACACATCTTGGTTACAAAGTGCGTTATGTGCGCAACATTACAGACGCAGGTCATTTTGAAGAAGAAGGTCGTGAAGCAGAAGATAAAATTTCAACCAAAGCAATATTAGAAAAACTGGAGCCGATGGAACTGGTGCAGAAATACACCAACCTTTTTCATTGGGCCATGGATCAGTTCAATACAATAAAGCCTTCTATTGAACCAACTGCAACGGGGCATATTGTGGAGCAGATCGGAATGATACAGCAGATCATTGCTGCCGGTTATGCCTATGAAGTAAACGGTTCGGTTTATTTTGATGTAAAGAAATATGCAGCCAGTCATGATTACGGAAAGTTGAGCGGCCGTGTTATTGATGATCTCTTAGAAACAACACGTGAACTTGACGGACAGGAAGAAAAACGTGACCGTGCTGATTTTGCTCTTTGGAAAAATGCAGCACCTGAACATATCATGCGTTGGCAAAGTCCGTGGGGTGTTGGTTTTCCCGGCTGGCATATTGAGTGCTCGGCCATGGCAACAAAATATTTAGGTGCACAATTCGATATACATGGTGGAGGTATGGATTTGCAATTCCCACATCACGAAAGTGAAATTGCACAAAGCACTATCTGCAATCATACAGCACCGGTTCGTTACTGGATGCATAATAACATGATCACCATTAACGGTAAGAAGATGGGAAAGAGTTATAACAATGTGATCAAGTTAACGGAACTGTTCAGCGGCGACCATCCGATTTTGGAGAAAGCTTATCATCCGATGACAGTGCGTTTCTTTATTCTGCAAACGCAATACAGAAGCACACTTGATTTTGGTAATGAAGCATTGCAGGCTGCAGAAAAAGGATTGAAGCGTTTACTGGAAGCACATGAATGGTTACAGAAGTATGATGTTGGAAGTGTGAAGTACGAAGCGAAAGATGCAGCACTTGAAGCAAGCAGCCTAAAGCTCATTGCAGAGTTTGAAGAATTCATGAATGACGATTTGAACACAGCAAAAGCATTGGCGAGTATGTTTGAACTGGTGCCTGTGATCAACGGATTAAAAGACAAGCATGTTGCAGCAGATGCATTGAGCGTTGATACCATTGTGTTGATGCAAAAGCAAATGAAACTGTACATCGAAGATATTTTTGGATTGAAAAGTATCAGTGCCGAAGACAGTGGCCGTTTTGATTCGGTGATGCAGATTTTAATTGAGTTGCGGAAAGATGCAAAATCGAAAAAGGATTTTGTTACGAGTGATAAGATCCGCAATCAACTGGCTGAACTTGGTATTCAGTTGAAAGATGAGAAAGATGGTGGGATGAGTTACAGTTTGTAA
- a CDS encoding mandelate racemase/muconate lactonizing enzyme family protein, giving the protein MQLQITSVELYKLRIPLKQPFVISLGTQHDADNVLVIIRTNKGISGYGECSPYMSINGESIDTCFIVGQYLAGLLIGKDPLRIEECVFAMDRLITRNENIKSAFDMALYDIAAQHADLPLYKFLGGEKNKIISTDMTVGLGSPEKMATEATEYKSAGFPSIKVKLGTTTEEDVARIKAIRDAIGNELPLRIDANQGWNVETAIATLQALAPYDIEHCEEPIARWNYMALPEVRKNSPIKIMSDESCFDEHDAERLAKLNACDYFNVKLGKSGGIWHALKIVEVAKANNLKLQVGCFMESRLAITTLVHFAYSSDLIIHYDLDTPLMLKEDPVVGGMVFKENGIVEIDEAVGIGATVDDEYLKKCDKVII; this is encoded by the coding sequence ATGCAATTACAAATCACTTCTGTTGAGTTATACAAACTGCGTATTCCTCTTAAACAGCCCTTTGTCATTTCGTTGGGCACACAACACGATGCAGATAATGTGCTTGTGATCATACGCACCAATAAAGGAATTAGCGGTTATGGTGAATGCAGTCCATATATGAGTATTAACGGCGAAAGCATAGACACTTGTTTTATTGTTGGGCAATACCTTGCTGGATTACTGATAGGAAAAGACCCGTTGCGGATTGAAGAATGTGTGTTTGCAATGGACAGGCTTATTACTCGTAATGAAAATATCAAGAGTGCGTTTGATATGGCTTTGTATGATATTGCTGCACAACATGCGGATTTGCCTTTGTATAAATTTCTTGGTGGAGAAAAGAATAAAATCATTTCAACTGATATGACTGTTGGCCTCGGCTCTCCTGAAAAGATGGCGACTGAAGCAACTGAGTATAAGTCAGCAGGCTTCCCTTCTATTAAAGTGAAACTTGGCACAACAACTGAAGAAGATGTTGCCCGCATAAAAGCAATACGAGATGCTATTGGTAATGAATTGCCTTTGCGGATTGATGCCAACCAGGGATGGAATGTTGAAACAGCTATTGCTACTTTACAAGCACTAGCACCGTATGACATTGAACACTGCGAAGAACCGATTGCCCGTTGGAATTATATGGCTTTACCTGAAGTAAGAAAGAACAGCCCCATCAAGATCATGAGTGATGAAAGTTGTTTTGATGAACACGACGCAGAACGTTTAGCCAAACTGAACGCCTGTGATTATTTTAATGTAAAGCTGGGAAAGAGTGGCGGCATTTGGCATGCTTTGAAAATCGTAGAGGTTGCAAAAGCAAATAACTTAAAACTACAGGTTGGCTGTTTTATGGAAAGTCGTTTAGCCATTACAACATTAGTGCATTTTGCTTACAGCAGCGATCTGATTATTCATTACGATCTTGACACACCATTGATGTTAAAAGAAGATCCTGTTGTTGGCGGAATGGTATTTAAAGAAAATGGTATTGTAGAGATTGATGAGGCAGTTGGTATTGGGGCAACTGTTGATGATGAGTATTTGAAGAAATGTGATAAAGTTATTATTTAG
- a CDS encoding UDP-2,3-diacylglucosamine diphosphatase has product MKTYYKTIILSDIHLGIRNSRVKEVVDFLTHHKCDTLILNGDIIDGWQLRKSGEWKKKHTSFFRIIMKYMHKYNTKVIYLRGNHDDFLDEILPFSFGQFIIKRHHILQSADKKYYVVHGDIFDTVTTKLKWLAKLGDIGYTFLLWLNRHYNHYRTKRGLSYYSLSQVVKAKVKSAVSFISDYEEQLCEVAAANHCNGVICGHIHQAADKTVNNIHYLNSGDWVETMSALVETENGEWSIVYYNEWLQQQSPAETTYTTTVQNAAPYFPSLTPELL; this is encoded by the coding sequence GTGAAGACCTATTACAAAACAATTATCCTCTCCGACATCCACCTCGGCATCCGTAACTCACGGGTAAAAGAAGTAGTGGACTTTCTGACGCACCACAAGTGTGATACACTTATTCTGAATGGTGACATCATTGATGGCTGGCAACTGCGTAAATCAGGTGAATGGAAAAAGAAACACACTTCCTTTTTCCGCATCATTATGAAGTACATGCATAAATACAATACAAAGGTGATTTACCTGCGGGGTAATCATGATGATTTTCTTGATGAGATATTACCCTTCTCATTCGGGCAATTCATAATTAAACGCCACCACATTCTGCAAAGTGCAGATAAGAAATACTACGTCGTACATGGCGATATTTTTGATACTGTTACAACCAAATTAAAATGGCTCGCCAAGCTGGGCGATATCGGCTATACATTCTTACTCTGGCTCAACAGGCATTACAATCACTATCGCACCAAAAGAGGATTGTCTTATTATTCCCTATCCCAGGTTGTAAAAGCAAAAGTAAAATCAGCAGTCTCTTTTATTTCTGATTACGAAGAACAGTTATGCGAAGTAGCTGCTGCCAATCATTGCAATGGTGTTATATGCGGACATATTCACCAGGCGGCCGATAAAACCGTCAACAATATCCACTACCTCAACAGTGGCGATTGGGTGGAAACCATGAGTGCATTGGTTGAAACAGAAAACGGTGAATGGAGCATTGTTTATTATAACGAATGGCTGCAGCAACAATCACCTGCAGAAACAACTTATACAACCACTGTGCAAAACGCTGCTCCTTATTTTCCAAGCTTAACACCTGAATTACTATGA
- a CDS encoding TlpA family protein disulfide reductase gives MKKLLAIVLLLWATQLSAQDGPTAGSALLSLSGVDMISGKIINVIFRESKDYTLFHFWKSESDSCIKEFPALVALINQYDAKITVYGFPYEYKQQIPAAKTMTAKYKLNWAHLLQYRQTNPEGANVIDVLKIDEFPTYMLLDKEGMILVRSRSLEDVQVVLKRLD, from the coding sequence ATGAAAAAACTACTTGCCATAGTTCTGTTGTTGTGGGCTACACAACTCAGTGCCCAGGATGGACCCACTGCTGGATCAGCCTTGCTTTCACTTTCCGGTGTGGATATGATCTCAGGTAAGATCATCAATGTAATATTCAGGGAATCGAAAGACTATACTTTGTTTCATTTCTGGAAAAGCGAAAGCGATAGCTGCATCAAAGAGTTTCCCGCACTTGTTGCACTCATTAACCAATACGACGCAAAGATCACCGTGTATGGTTTTCCTTATGAATATAAACAACAGATACCTGCTGCAAAAACTATGACAGCAAAGTATAAACTCAACTGGGCACATTTGCTGCAATACCGGCAAACAAATCCTGAAGGTGCCAATGTAATTGATGTGTTGAAGATTGATGAATTTCCAACTTACATGCTACTGGATAAAGAAGGAATGATTCTGGTACGATCACGTTCATTGGAAGATGTACAGGTGGTGTTAAAGAGGTTGGATTAA
- a CDS encoding endonuclease/exonuclease/phosphatase family protein, protein MAGFFRSFTKKFFIFCNIVLSVCMLLLYFLTMLPASVSWIVNLFALLFPFLLIAQFAFLVFWLIAKPKIAFIPVVTLLLSIELIGSFFGFHPNSNNKFSDTTTFRVATWNAHLFNFFENKGHLDLGMLQEAKNFQADVLAVQELVFSLDTLSPITLEKVKKKLGYKYVAAANDRAFGVHTNIRQRNERYHPFCVAVFSNYPILRWEKVQDIKEYNHTFLWVDLLIKNDTIRLFNIHLQSMHFAKKDYEFVENIDQQGMDVDAVQTAGKSILRKMKTANLLRSSQARNVREAIDKSPYPVIVCGDMNDVPNSNAYQIISDNLHDAFTEKGWGIGRTFKFLSPTLRIDYVLHSQSLSVERVQVLRSMQSDHSPVIADFNLQNK, encoded by the coding sequence ATGGCCGGATTCTTTCGCAGCTTTACAAAGAAGTTTTTCATTTTCTGCAATATTGTGTTGAGTGTTTGTATGCTGCTCTTGTATTTTCTCACTATGCTTCCGGCATCTGTTTCCTGGATCGTTAATCTGTTTGCGCTTCTTTTTCCTTTCCTTCTTATTGCGCAATTTGCATTTCTTGTTTTCTGGCTGATAGCAAAACCTAAAATTGCTTTCATCCCTGTCGTTACCTTATTACTTTCTATTGAATTGATCGGTTCTTTCTTTGGCTTTCATCCAAACTCAAACAATAAATTTTCAGATACTACAACATTTCGGGTAGCTACCTGGAATGCGCATCTCTTTAATTTTTTTGAGAACAAAGGTCATCTTGATCTTGGTATGCTACAGGAAGCAAAAAATTTTCAAGCAGATGTGTTGGCCGTGCAGGAACTTGTTTTTTCACTCGACACATTATCGCCTATTACACTCGAAAAAGTGAAGAAGAAGCTTGGTTATAAATATGTAGCTGCGGCCAATGACAGGGCTTTTGGCGTACATACCAACATCAGGCAACGAAATGAACGCTATCATCCCTTTTGTGTAGCCGTATTTTCTAACTACCCCATTTTGCGTTGGGAAAAAGTACAGGATATAAAAGAATACAATCACACATTTTTATGGGTTGATCTTTTAATTAAAAATGATACCATACGGCTGTTCAACATTCACCTGCAGAGTATGCACTTTGCCAAAAAGGATTATGAATTTGTCGAGAACATCGATCAACAGGGGATGGATGTAGATGCAGTGCAAACGGCTGGTAAAAGTATTCTCCGGAAAATGAAAACAGCGAATTTGCTGCGCTCAAGCCAGGCAAGAAATGTAAGGGAAGCAATTGATAAAAGCCCATACCCGGTAATTGTTTGTGGCGATATGAATGATGTGCCCAACTCCAATGCTTACCAGATTATCAGCGATAATTTGCACGATGCGTTTACCGAAAAAGGCTGGGGTATTGGACGAACCTTCAAATTCCTGTCGCCTACTTTACGAATCGACTATGTGCTGCACAGCCAATCATTATCAGTGGAGCGGGTGCAAGTGTTAAGATCAATGCAAAGTGACCACAGCCCTGTAATTGCCGATTTTAATTTACAGAACAAATAA
- a CDS encoding glycosyltransferase family protein, with protein sequence MNNRFVFAVQGEGRGHLTQAIATYEMLIARGHTVCAVLIGSSSRREIPAFVRERIKVPIITYRSPNFVTDKENKSIRIGRTIAKNMLLWRTYRKSMRLIREAIAQYKPDLLLNFYEPLIGLSSVFKKLDTKIISIAHQFIYMHPEFQFPVEGNKSDAFAIRQYTKLIAQGSDKLLALSFYPLNLSSYKNVLISPPLLRKEVFQQEVFEGDHILVYLLNSGYMQDIISWHKEHPEIALHCFTDSATVKGKWHFDESLCFHSLDDQKFLQYMASAKALVTTAGFESVCEAMYFGKPVLMVPVKGHFEQWCNARDGAKAGAGTHADSFNLDVLLDYLPQHTDVSETFHVWSKQTKQIMLQCFSDVLHQPMEEEIMEEKAAPFFQFHSILSGNHLLGHS encoded by the coding sequence ATGAACAACCGTTTTGTATTTGCAGTACAGGGCGAAGGGCGTGGTCATTTAACCCAGGCCATTGCCACTTACGAAATGCTCATTGCACGTGGTCATACTGTTTGTGCAGTATTGATCGGTAGCAGTAGTCGCAGAGAAATTCCTGCGTTTGTACGTGAACGTATTAAAGTGCCCATCATTACTTACCGCAGTCCGAATTTTGTTACGGATAAAGAAAACAAATCGATCCGTATTGGAAGAACGATCGCAAAAAACATGTTGCTGTGGAGAACATACCGGAAAAGTATGCGGCTTATCCGTGAAGCCATTGCACAATACAAACCTGATCTGTTGCTGAATTTTTACGAGCCGCTGATCGGCTTATCATCCGTATTTAAAAAACTCGACACAAAAATTATTTCCATTGCTCACCAGTTTATTTATATGCACCCGGAATTTCAATTTCCGGTAGAAGGAAACAAAAGCGATGCATTTGCGATCAGGCAATACACAAAACTCATAGCCCAAGGTTCCGATAAATTATTGGCACTCTCTTTTTATCCATTAAACCTGTCATCCTATAAAAATGTGTTGATCTCGCCGCCATTGCTTCGCAAAGAAGTCTTTCAGCAGGAAGTATTTGAAGGAGATCATATACTTGTGTACCTGCTCAATTCCGGATACATGCAGGATATTATCAGCTGGCACAAAGAACATCCTGAAATTGCATTGCATTGCTTTACCGATAGTGCTACGGTAAAAGGCAAATGGCATTTCGATGAATCACTTTGTTTTCATTCGTTAGATGACCAAAAGTTTTTACAATACATGGCAAGTGCAAAAGCACTCGTTACAACAGCTGGTTTTGAAAGTGTGTGTGAAGCCATGTATTTCGGCAAACCCGTGTTAATGGTTCCTGTGAAAGGACATTTTGAACAATGGTGCAATGCAAGAGATGGCGCAAAAGCCGGTGCCGGCACTCATGCCGATTCGTTTAACCTTGATGTATTGCTGGATTATTTACCACAGCATACAGATGTAAGTGAAACGTTTCATGTGTGGAGTAAACAAACAAAGCAAATAATGCTGCAATGTTTTTCTGATGTGTTGCATCAACCAATGGAAGAAGAAATCATGGAAGAAAAGGCAGCTCCTTTTTTTCAATTCCATTCTATTCTTTCAGGCAATCATTTACTCGGGCACAGTTAG